The bacterium BMS3Abin14 genome has a window encoding:
- the ftsE gene encoding cell division ATP-binding protein FtsE, whose translation MIQLFHVSKYYQKDVPALYEMNIHVPKGDFVFITGPSGAGKSTLLKLIFAEERPTKGQILVHGRNIARLPNSKIPTLRREIGVVFQDFKLLPNRNVFENVSLALEVLGIPRRETSRRVWLILKRLGVHHKMRANPLTLSGGEQQRVAIARALVNEPLILIADEPTGSLDNEASRHIMEIFSDVNARGTTVIVATHDIDMVNNMSRDVIHLENGSVARGGIP comes from the coding sequence ATGATTCAGCTATTTCACGTCAGCAAATATTATCAGAAAGACGTACCCGCCCTGTACGAGATGAATATCCACGTTCCCAAGGGCGATTTTGTTTTCATCACCGGCCCAAGCGGGGCGGGTAAAAGCACCCTTCTGAAGCTTATCTTCGCCGAAGAAAGGCCGACAAAAGGACAGATACTCGTCCACGGCCGCAATATCGCGCGCCTGCCCAACTCGAAGATCCCGACGCTGAGAAGGGAGATCGGGGTGGTGTTTCAGGACTTCAAACTTCTGCCCAACCGAAATGTTTTTGAAAACGTCTCCCTGGCCCTGGAGGTGCTCGGTATCCCCAGGCGGGAGACCAGCCGACGGGTATGGCTTATCCTCAAGCGCCTTGGTGTCCACCACAAGATGAGGGCAAACCCGTTGACCCTTTCGGGAGGGGAACAACAGCGGGTAGCCATTGCCCGAGCCCTGGTCAACGAGCCCCTTATCCTCATCGCCGATGAACCAACCGGAAGCCTTGATAACGAGGCATCCCGGCATATCATGGAGATTTTTTCCGACGTAAATGCCCGGGGAACCACCGTTATTGTAGCAACCCACGACATCGACATGGTCAATAACATGAGCAGGGATGTCATTCACCTGGAAAACGGAAGCGTTGCGCGGGGAGGGATACCCTGA
- the cysL gene encoding HTH-type transcriptional regulator CysL, with the protein MSFDLRQIRALSAVAKYGGFSKASREVEISQPTLSTHIRNLEKDLGVRLLDRTGRTVTLTPAGAVFVDYADRILSLCQEASQAVSTFMEEIRGEVAIASSTVPGEYLLPRLLTFFSRRFPEVRVKLAVGDSQAVMERVQSGSAAFGLAGTEASHPSLHSDLFREDRIILVAAPDLIKKEPIPPLVEKEDLQRIPLIRRESGSGTQMAVEAALRDSNIKPESLPWIATLGSTRSVLEGSLTGMGAAFLSGMTVEKEMESGELMELQVPWLEVKRGFFIVTHRSRSLPPAAQCLLENLTGSSG; encoded by the coding sequence ATGTCCTTTGACCTTCGACAGATACGCGCCCTGAGCGCAGTTGCGAAGTACGGCGGTTTTTCAAAGGCATCCAGGGAGGTGGAGATAAGCCAGCCGACCTTAAGCACGCACATCCGGAACCTTGAAAAGGATCTGGGGGTCAGGCTGCTCGACAGGACCGGCAGAACGGTTACACTGACACCTGCGGGCGCTGTTTTTGTCGATTACGCCGACAGGATCCTGAGCCTTTGCCAAGAGGCGAGTCAGGCCGTCAGCACCTTCATGGAAGAGATCAGGGGCGAGGTGGCGATCGCCTCCAGCACGGTGCCCGGGGAGTATCTCCTCCCGCGCCTCCTTACCTTTTTCAGCCGGCGTTTTCCGGAGGTCCGGGTCAAGCTCGCCGTCGGCGATTCGCAGGCCGTAATGGAGCGGGTCCAGAGCGGCAGCGCCGCCTTCGGCCTCGCTGGAACCGAGGCCTCACACCCGTCGCTTCATTCGGACCTTTTCAGAGAGGACAGGATCATCCTCGTGGCCGCCCCCGATCTGATCAAAAAGGAGCCGATTCCGCCGCTGGTGGAAAAAGAGGATCTTCAGCGCATCCCGCTCATTCGAAGGGAATCCGGCTCAGGGACCCAGATGGCGGTGGAGGCGGCGTTGAGGGATTCCAATATCAAGCCGGAAAGCCTTCCCTGGATCGCCACCTTAGGCAGCACCAGGTCTGTGCTCGAAGGGTCCCTCACAGGGATGGGGGCGGCCTTCCTTTCCGGCATGACGGTTGAAAAAGAGATGGAGTCGGGAGAACTCATGGAGCTGCAGGTCCCATGGCTGGAGGTGAAGCGCGGGTTTTTCATTGTAACCCATCGATCAAGGAGCCTTCCCCCTGCCGCTCAATGCCTTCTGGAAAACCTGACCGGATCTTCCGGTTGA
- the metH gene encoding methionine synthase, whose protein sequence is MAYPFRERLREKTLLCDGAMGTMLQSSALQVGQCPELLNIRSPQAISAVHLAYIEAGADIIETNTFGGNRVKLSSFGLEDRTEEVNSRAVKIARDAANGRAMVGASIGPTGRFLNPVGDMDFSEAFDVFRQQADALIEAGADLILLETFSDIKELRAAIIAVRSLCNIPIVAMMTFEPVGKTLLGTTPEAAAVTLDALGVDAVGSNCGLGPEGILDILRRMASATDLPLASIPNAGMPQLVEEKTVFPGTPDQTADAVEELLAIGTGVIGGCCGTTPAHISKLREKLDRSGLRAPRTLTDPKATRLSCRQSVLFLGGNSPIRAIGERLNPTGRKTLAQALKDGRMDLYRDEARAQVEAGADILDVNVGVPGIDEGAAMREAVLMVQQSSPVPLSLDSPRPEVIEEGLKAADGKVLINSVTGDSESLEKVLPLAVRYGAAVLGLTLDESGIPSRASDRAAIAKRILREAVRAGMNPADIVIDCLTLSAGAEQESVFETIKALRMVREELGLNTILGISNVSFGLPARENLNAAFLAMAASAGLSAAIINPFHSTSMAIMGASRVILNQDSQARAYIRLYSGDDGGPAAVRNDDGAASPEEMLSRSIIHGDPDQARKLSAELLDGGTLPMEIGEGILIPAMSEVGSRFASNEYFLPQVIMSARAMKAAFEPIRKKLKGEGLPSRGHILMATVEGDIHDIGKNIVITLLENYGYEVYDLGKNVPAEKIVRAAREKKIDAIGLSALMTTTMVKMKEAVHDLKTAGIEIPVLIGGAAVTDDFAEEIGADGYAGDATAAVDIFRRLIDEEKKR, encoded by the coding sequence ATGGCATATCCATTCCGTGAAAGGCTCAGGGAAAAGACCCTGCTCTGTGACGGGGCCATGGGGACGATGCTGCAGTCCTCGGCCCTTCAGGTGGGACAGTGTCCCGAGCTTCTCAACATCCGGAGCCCCCAGGCCATTTCCGCCGTTCACCTGGCCTACATCGAGGCCGGCGCGGACATTATTGAAACAAATACCTTCGGCGGAAACCGGGTAAAGCTTTCCTCGTTCGGGCTTGAAGACCGGACTGAGGAGGTCAACTCCAGGGCCGTAAAGATCGCCCGGGATGCAGCGAACGGGCGGGCCATGGTGGGCGCGAGCATCGGCCCCACGGGGAGGTTTCTCAATCCGGTGGGCGACATGGATTTTTCTGAGGCCTTCGATGTTTTTCGCCAACAGGCCGATGCGCTCATCGAGGCCGGAGCCGACCTGATCCTCCTTGAAACCTTTTCCGATATCAAGGAACTGCGGGCCGCCATCATCGCCGTCCGTTCCCTCTGCAACATCCCCATCGTCGCCATGATGACTTTTGAACCTGTGGGGAAGACCCTCCTGGGGACGACTCCCGAGGCAGCCGCGGTCACCCTCGATGCCCTCGGGGTGGACGCGGTGGGCTCCAACTGCGGCCTGGGCCCCGAGGGCATACTTGACATCCTTCGCCGCATGGCTTCGGCGACAGACCTGCCCCTGGCATCCATTCCCAACGCCGGGATGCCCCAACTGGTGGAGGAGAAGACGGTTTTCCCGGGAACACCGGACCAGACGGCAGACGCCGTCGAGGAGTTGCTGGCTATCGGCACGGGGGTCATCGGGGGTTGCTGCGGAACCACGCCGGCACATATATCGAAGTTACGCGAGAAACTGGACCGGTCAGGCCTTCGGGCCCCAAGGACCCTGACCGACCCCAAAGCAACCAGGCTTTCATGTCGTCAATCCGTCCTCTTTCTCGGGGGCAACAGCCCGATTCGGGCCATTGGGGAGCGGCTCAATCCCACGGGCAGGAAGACCCTCGCACAGGCCCTGAAGGACGGAAGGATGGATCTTTACCGCGACGAGGCGCGTGCCCAGGTCGAGGCCGGCGCCGACATCCTGGATGTCAACGTCGGGGTTCCTGGAATAGATGAGGGCGCCGCCATGCGAGAGGCCGTCCTCATGGTTCAGCAGTCCTCCCCCGTCCCCCTGAGCCTGGATTCGCCGCGGCCCGAGGTCATCGAGGAAGGGCTTAAGGCCGCCGACGGCAAGGTCCTGATCAATTCGGTCACGGGAGATTCGGAAAGTCTTGAAAAGGTCCTGCCTCTGGCGGTGCGGTACGGAGCGGCGGTACTGGGCCTTACGCTGGACGAAAGCGGGATCCCTTCCAGGGCGTCGGATCGCGCGGCCATAGCCAAACGGATACTCCGTGAAGCGGTCAGGGCGGGGATGAACCCCGCCGATATCGTAATAGATTGTCTGACACTTTCGGCCGGGGCGGAACAGGAATCGGTGTTCGAGACCATCAAGGCACTGAGAATGGTCCGCGAGGAGTTGGGCCTGAATACCATTTTAGGTATCAGCAACGTGTCCTTCGGGCTGCCGGCAAGGGAAAACCTCAACGCTGCATTCCTCGCAATGGCCGCGTCGGCAGGGCTTTCGGCCGCCATCATCAATCCTTTCCACAGTACATCCATGGCGATCATGGGCGCATCCAGGGTCATCCTGAACCAGGACTCCCAGGCCAGGGCATACATCCGGCTTTATTCGGGAGATGACGGGGGACCGGCCGCGGTCCGGAATGATGATGGCGCCGCGTCCCCCGAGGAGATGCTGTCAAGGTCCATTATTCACGGGGACCCCGACCAGGCGCGCAAGCTGTCTGCGGAACTTCTGGATGGGGGAACTCTCCCCATGGAGATCGGTGAGGGCATCCTCATCCCGGCCATGTCCGAGGTGGGTTCCAGGTTCGCCTCCAACGAGTATTTCCTGCCCCAGGTCATCATGTCGGCCAGGGCCATGAAAGCCGCCTTTGAGCCCATCAGAAAAAAGCTCAAGGGCGAGGGCCTGCCGTCTCGTGGGCACATCCTCATGGCCACGGTGGAGGGCGACATCCACGACATAGGCAAGAACATAGTCATTACCCTTCTGGAAAACTACGGCTACGAGGTGTACGATCTGGGGAAAAATGTCCCAGCGGAAAAAATTGTCCGGGCGGCCAGGGAGAAAAAGATCGACGCCATCGGCCTCTCGGCCCTCATGACAACCACTATGGTCAAGATGAAGGAAGCCGTTCATGATCTGAAAACGGCGGGGATCGAAATTCCCGTCCTGATCGGGGGCGCGGCCGTGACCGATGATTTCGCAGAGGAGATCGGGGCGGACGGCTACGCCGGGGATGCCACGGCGGCGGTGGATATTTTCAGGCGTCTTATCGATGAGGAGAAAAAACGGTGA
- the azoB gene encoding NAD(P)H azoreductase: MDKSVLVVGATGMLGMPVARQLHKDGYAVRVLTRNPENAKTKLGDSFDYFRGDVEDPSSLENAIDGCFGVHINLKGGPKVKDFDRIEYKGTANIAKVSAIKGVERITYLSGAATFEENAWFSMVKAKLQAEKAIRDSGVPYTIFCATHIMESLPLAVRGNRAMIIGKQPHRLHWLASSDYAKMVSRAFQLPEAANRRLFVYGPEALTMSEALNRYCSIVHPDIKVSSVPIWLLSLIGKLSFNPELQFIAGLMRFFGKVGERGDPSEANNLLGTPATTLEQWCEKQRNPA, encoded by the coding sequence ATGGATAAATCTGTCCTCGTTGTAGGCGCGACCGGAATGCTTGGAATGCCGGTTGCGCGGCAATTACATAAAGACGGATATGCTGTTCGTGTTCTAACGCGAAATCCGGAGAATGCCAAAACGAAACTTGGAGATTCATTCGATTACTTTAGAGGTGATGTCGAGGATCCTTCTTCATTGGAAAACGCCATCGATGGATGCTTCGGGGTCCATATCAACTTGAAGGGCGGCCCTAAAGTCAAGGACTTCGACCGAATCGAATATAAAGGTACAGCTAACATTGCCAAGGTATCTGCAATCAAGGGAGTGGAACGTATAACATATCTGTCCGGCGCGGCAACCTTTGAAGAGAATGCGTGGTTTTCTATGGTTAAAGCAAAGCTTCAAGCGGAAAAAGCCATCCGTGACAGCGGTGTCCCCTATACAATCTTTTGCGCAACACATATTATGGAATCTCTGCCTCTTGCCGTTAGAGGTAATCGTGCCATGATTATCGGAAAGCAACCACACCGTTTGCATTGGCTTGCTTCAAGTGATTACGCAAAGATGGTTTCCAGGGCATTTCAACTACCCGAAGCGGCGAACAGGAGACTCTTCGTTTATGGTCCCGAAGCATTGACAATGTCGGAGGCGCTTAACAGGTATTGCTCGATTGTGCATCCCGACATAAAGGTTTCCTCTGTTCCGATTTGGTTGCTGTCATTGATCGGCAAATTATCTTTCAATCCGGAATTACAATTCATCGCCGGATTGATGAGGTTTTTTGGAAAAGTGGGTGAAAGGGGGGATCCTTCGGAAGCGAATAACCTGCTTGGCACTCCCGCGACTACTTTGGAACAATGGTGTGAGAAACAACGAAACCCCGCTTGA
- a CDS encoding plasmid stabilization system protein, whose amino-acid sequence MDLKWTGKAVSDMARLYEFLAPVHREAVAHTVQMLTAAPAGLLENPRIGERLEEFDPREVRRILVGHYEMRYEIQESTIYVLRLWHTHEDR is encoded by the coding sequence ATGGACTTGAAGTGGACCGGCAAGGCGGTATCCGACATGGCACGGCTGTATGAGTTTCTGGCACCTGTACACAGGGAAGCGGTTGCGCACACTGTTCAGATGCTCACCGCTGCTCCGGCCGGCTTGTTGGAGAACCCGCGCATCGGCGAAAGGCTCGAAGAATTCGACCCGCGCGAGGTACGCCGAATCCTCGTCGGTCACTATGAGATGCGCTACGAAATTCAGGAATCCACTATCTACGTACTGCGTCTGTGGCATACGCACGAGGATCGATAA
- a CDS encoding ribbon-helix-helix protein, copG family: MAQTKTKVFTAHVPLPMAEKVDQIAARLERSRGWIIKQALSAWIDQEEERGRLTREALADVDADHVIDHQAVRAWADSLDTDDPLPTPR, from the coding sequence ATGGCACAGACAAAAACCAAGGTGTTTACTGCACACGTCCCACTGCCGATGGCCGAGAAGGTCGATCAGATAGCCGCTCGCCTTGAGCGTTCACGCGGCTGGATCATAAAGCAGGCGCTGTCGGCCTGGATCGACCAGGAAGAGGAACGCGGCCGTCTTACGAGAGAAGCGTTGGCTGATGTGGATGCCGATCACGTCATCGACCACCAGGCTGTGCGGGCGTGGGCCGATAGCCTGGATACCGACGACCCGTTGCCGACGCCGCGCTGA